A section of the Clostridium sp. TW13 genome encodes:
- a CDS encoding penicillin-binding transpeptidase domain-containing protein, translating to MKKELLSRYIKITSIIICMFILLIIKIFIIQKDYENETMPTIYKGGNQTEKISQIDYQVYDYSGKNIVSLAKKYILVIEVNAFRMNNVKDSQEGLLAFNYIMKSQYPDFSLDDIVNKNGKLYFDKLDAESYEKLKDLTKVIKGIYVYNYDCVDNKDAWKIENILTLINKDKSKNINSTSQVNDSLEKNILNTVRGNKDNIISLSLNSKGFYSKETYGIDDNNLNPQLTLDEEWQQKIRDVLNRKLFSKLPNIGVAIVESSTGKVRVLAQKDESKPNILIGATGLGFPPGSIFKVVDEITAISENKLDLSKKYVCNGVLCKKNGKPHPHGTLNLNEALRVSCNEAFSQLGASLGYENIMSMCDKLGLFSKVLNLNDEAAGVRAEKISGMNNISIGQSLNVTPIQMTAVINTVVNNGVYIKPTILEGYKDNKNQFISLDKPKSINILDSQSALIIKNQLKDVVNNGSGVKAQVSGVEIGGKTGTAEGTSGNDIWFLGYFKMNNKYYSMVILVPNLIGTNDDGDSYGGGNTAAPIFSQVVEAIK from the coding sequence TTGAAGAAAGAGCTATTATCAAGATATATAAAAATAACTTCTATAATAATATGTATGTTTATTTTATTGATAATTAAAATATTTATAATACAAAAAGATTATGAAAATGAGACGATGCCTACAATTTACAAGGGTGGAAATCAAACCGAAAAAATATCACAAATTGATTATCAAGTCTATGATTATTCAGGTAAAAATATTGTGAGTTTAGCCAAAAAGTACATTTTGGTTATTGAAGTAAATGCTTTTAGAATGAATAATGTTAAGGATAGCCAGGAGGGTTTGTTAGCATTTAACTATATAATGAAATCGCAATATCCAGATTTTTCTTTAGATGATATAGTAAATAAAAATGGAAAACTATATTTTGATAAATTAGATGCTGAAAGTTATGAGAAACTTAAAGATTTAACTAAAGTTATAAAAGGAATTTATGTATATAATTATGATTGTGTTGATAATAAGGACGCTTGGAAAATAGAGAATATATTAACTTTAATAAATAAGGATAAAAGTAAAAATATAAATTCTACATCACAAGTTAATGATAGTTTAGAAAAAAATATTTTAAATACTGTCAGAGGTAATAAAGATAATATAATATCCTTATCATTAAATTCTAAGGGATTTTACAGTAAAGAAACTTATGGAATAGACGATAATAATTTAAACCCTCAACTTACTTTAGATGAAGAGTGGCAACAGAAAATTAGAGATGTTTTAAATAGAAAGTTATTTAGTAAGCTACCAAACATTGGAGTGGCTATTGTAGAAAGTTCAACAGGTAAGGTGCGAGTTTTAGCGCAAAAGGATGAATCAAAACCTAATATATTAATTGGTGCTACTGGTCTAGGCTTTCCACCTGGGTCAATATTTAAAGTTGTTGATGAAATTACTGCAATTTCTGAAAATAAATTAGATTTGTCTAAAAAGTATGTTTGCAATGGTGTTTTATGTAAGAAGAATGGTAAACCGCATCCACATGGGACTTTAAATTTGAATGAAGCTCTAAGGGTATCTTGTAATGAAGCTTTTAGTCAATTGGGGGCATCTTTAGGATATGAAAATATTATGTCAATGTGTGATAAACTTGGGCTGTTCAGTAAAGTACTGAATCTTAATGATGAAGCTGCAGGTGTAAGGGCAGAAAAAATTAGTGGAATGAACAATATTTCAATAGGCCAAAGTCTAAATGTAACTCCCATTCAGATGACAGCTGTAATTAATACTGTGGTAAATAATGGAGTCTATATAAAACCTACAATTTTAGAGGGTTATAAGGATAATAAAAATCAATTTATTTCTCTTGATAAACCTAAATCAATAAATATTTTAGATTCGCAATCTGCATTAATTATAAAGAATCAGTTAAAAGATGTTGTTAATAATGGAAGTGGAGTAAAAGCACAAGTGTCTGGAGTTGAAATAGGTGGTAAAACTGGTACAGCTGAAGGAACTTCAGGCAATGATATTTGGTTTTTGGGATATTTTAAAATGAATAATAAATACTATTCAATGGTTATACTAGTACCTAATCTTATTGGAACTAATGATGATGGGGATAGTTACGGTGGAGGTAATACTGCAGCACCTATTTTTAGTCAGGTAGTTGAAGCTATAAAATAG
- the typA gene encoding translational GTPase TypA, which produces MELISRNDIRNIAIIAHVDHGKTTLVDALLKQSNIFRANEKVNERVMDSNDLEKERGITILSKNTAVYHNDIKINIIDTPGHADFGGEVERVLKMVDSVLLVVDSYEGPMPQTKFVLRKSLELGLNPIVVINKIDKPDARPEEVIDEVFELFMELGANDEQLDFPIVYASARNGIAKLNVEDESTTMEPLFKTIVEHVQPPKGYIDEPLQMLVTTLDSNEFVGKIVIGKIVRGKISKNQTVALVRQDGTKKNYKVSNVYTYNGLKREDVEEASLGDIVALSGILDANIGETIADVNCPEALPFVDIDEPTLNMNFMVNDSPFAGKEGDFVTSRHLRNRLMSELETNVSLRVEELSPDCFKVSGRGELHLSILIETMRREGYEFQVSRPNVIFKEENGKKLEPFEYLTIDVPEEFMGAVMEKLGPRKAEMVNMTSAVNGYTRLEFRIPARGLIGFRNEFLTDTKGNGIMNHVFDSYEPYAGEIPGRTRGSLVVFESGTSIGYGLFNAQERGTLFMGPGVDVYAGMVCGECSRAEDIDVNVCKKKHLSNTRSSGSDDALKLIPARDMSLEQCLEFINSDELVEVTPKSIRIRKAILDSAERKRAARR; this is translated from the coding sequence ATGGAACTTATTAGTAGAAATGATATAAGAAATATTGCAATTATTGCCCACGTTGACCACGGTAAGACAACTTTGGTTGATGCACTTTTAAAACAGAGTAATATATTCAGAGCAAATGAAAAAGTTAACGAAAGAGTTATGGATTCAAACGATCTAGAAAAAGAAAGAGGAATTACTATTCTTTCTAAAAATACAGCAGTTTATCATAATGATATTAAAATAAACATTATTGATACACCAGGTCATGCTGATTTCGGTGGAGAAGTTGAACGTGTTCTTAAAATGGTAGATAGCGTTTTATTGGTAGTAGACTCTTATGAAGGTCCAATGCCTCAAACAAAGTTCGTTTTAAGAAAATCTCTTGAACTAGGATTGAATCCAATAGTTGTTATTAACAAAATTGATAAACCAGATGCAAGACCAGAAGAAGTAATAGATGAAGTATTTGAATTATTTATGGAATTAGGTGCAAATGATGAACAACTAGATTTCCCAATAGTTTATGCTTCTGCTAGAAATGGTATAGCTAAACTTAATGTTGAAGATGAAAGCACAACAATGGAACCTTTATTTAAAACTATAGTTGAGCATGTACAACCACCAAAGGGATACATAGATGAACCATTACAAATGCTTGTTACTACATTAGATAGCAATGAATTCGTTGGAAAGATTGTTATTGGAAAAATTGTAAGAGGTAAAATATCAAAAAATCAAACTGTTGCTTTAGTTAGACAGGATGGTACAAAGAAAAATTATAAAGTATCTAATGTATATACATATAATGGTCTTAAAAGAGAAGATGTAGAAGAAGCATCACTTGGTGATATAGTTGCATTAAGTGGAATTTTAGATGCAAATATAGGTGAAACTATAGCAGATGTTAATTGCCCAGAAGCACTACCATTTGTTGATATAGACGAGCCTACATTAAATATGAATTTTATGGTTAATGATTCTCCATTTGCCGGAAAAGAAGGAGACTTTGTAACTTCAAGACATTTAAGAAATAGATTAATGTCAGAGCTTGAGACTAATGTAAGCTTAAGAGTAGAAGAATTATCTCCAGATTGTTTCAAGGTAAGTGGTAGAGGAGAATTACATTTATCTATATTAATTGAAACTATGAGAAGAGAAGGTTATGAATTCCAAGTTTCAAGACCTAACGTAATATTTAAAGAAGAAAATGGTAAGAAATTAGAACCTTTTGAATATTTAACAATTGATGTTCCAGAAGAATTTATGGGAGCTGTTATGGAGAAACTTGGACCAAGAAAAGCTGAAATGGTTAATATGACTTCAGCTGTAAATGGTTATACAAGATTAGAATTTAGAATACCAGCAAGAGGATTAATTGGTTTTAGAAATGAATTCCTAACAGATACTAAGGGTAATGGTATAATGAATCATGTGTTTGATAGTTACGAGCCATATGCTGGAGAAATCCCAGGTAGAACGAGAGGATCATTAGTTGTATTTGAATCAGGTACTTCAATTGGATATGGATTATTCAATGCTCAAGAAAGAGGAACATTATTTATGGGACCAGGAGTTGATGTATATGCAGGAATGGTTTGTGGTGAATGTTCTAGAGCAGAGGATATTGATGTAAATGTATGTAAAAAGAAACATTTATCTAATACAAGATCTTCAGGATCAGACGATGCTTTAAAATTAATACCAGCTAGAGATATGTCACTTGAACAATGTCTAGAATTTATAAATTCAGATGAATTAGTTGAAGTTACTCCAAAGAGTATAAGAATAAGAAAAGCAATCTTAGATTCAGCAGAAAGAAAGAGAGCTGCAAGAAGATAA
- the udk gene encoding uridine kinase: protein MKRPILIGITGGSGSGKSTIAKEICDQFNEGCIAMIEQDSYYKAQSHLSMEDRRKTNYDHPDAFDNDLLVYQLGELLNGNTVQKPIYDFAAHDRKEETISVDPKEIIIVEGILVLEDPRIRELLDIKIYVDTDSDVRIIRRLVRDINERGRTVDSVIHQYLGVVRPMHLQFTEPTKRYADIIFPEGGENKVAIDLLVAKIKQILQQ from the coding sequence ATGAAAAGACCAATACTTATAGGCATAACTGGTGGTTCAGGTTCTGGTAAAAGTACAATTGCAAAAGAAATTTGTGATCAATTCAATGAGGGTTGTATTGCAATGATAGAGCAAGATTCATATTATAAAGCACAGTCACATCTATCAATGGAAGATAGACGTAAGACAAATTATGATCATCCGGATGCCTTTGACAATGATTTGTTAGTATACCAACTTGGAGAGCTTCTTAATGGAAATACGGTTCAAAAACCTATTTATGATTTTGCAGCTCATGATAGAAAAGAAGAAACAATAAGTGTTGATCCAAAGGAAATTATAATAGTTGAAGGAATATTAGTGCTTGAGGACCCTAGAATAAGGGAACTTTTGGACATTAAGATATACGTTGATACTGATTCTGATGTTAGAATTATTAGAAGATTGGTAAGAGATATAAATGAAAGAGGAAGAACTGTTGATTCTGTAATACATCAGTATTTGGGGGTCGTTAGACCAATGCATTTACAATTTACTGAACCAACTAAAAGATATGCGGATATAATTTTCCCAGAGGGTGGAGAAAATAAGGTAGCAATAGATTTATTAGTGGCAAAAATCAAACAAATTTTACAACAGTAG
- a CDS encoding type IV pilus twitching motility protein PilT, with protein MIELNKLLNMTVEEGASDLHLTVGIPPTIRKNGRLIRIAKEIITPEDTETYAREILKEKYDEYNAIGEYDTSYSIAGMGRFRINIYKQRNSSALAIRVITLNIPTLSQLNHPDIVKQLTERKRGLVLVTGPTGSGKSTTLAAMINQINRSREAHIITLEDPIEFLHKHDKCIINQREIGKDSNSYENALRAILREDPDVILVGEMRDLKTIQIAITAAETGHLVLSTLHTIGAAKTIDRIVDVFPPHQQQQIKMQLSAVLQGIVSQQLVETVDGGRTTALEIMIATPAIQNLIREGKTHQIQSSVQTGGRYGMKTMDMALSDLYRTGVISSETALSFAMDKETLNRMMLL; from the coding sequence ATGATTGAGTTAAACAAATTGTTAAATATGACAGTAGAAGAAGGGGCTTCTGATTTACACCTAACTGTTGGTATACCACCAACAATAAGAAAAAATGGACGATTGATAAGAATTGCTAAAGAAATTATTACTCCTGAAGATACTGAGACTTATGCAAGAGAGATTTTAAAAGAGAAATATGATGAATATAATGCTATTGGTGAATATGATACTTCATACTCTATAGCTGGGATGGGAAGGTTTAGAATAAATATTTACAAACAAAGAAATTCATCAGCTTTAGCTATAAGAGTAATTACTTTAAATATACCAACATTGTCACAATTAAACCATCCTGACATAGTTAAACAATTGACAGAGAGAAAAAGGGGATTAGTTTTAGTGACAGGGCCAACAGGTAGTGGTAAAAGTACTACATTGGCAGCAATGATAAATCAAATTAATCGTTCAAGAGAAGCACATATTATTACATTAGAGGATCCTATTGAATTTTTACACAAGCATGATAAGTGTATTATTAATCAAAGAGAAATAGGAAAAGATAGTAATTCTTATGAGAATGCATTAAGAGCCATTTTGAGAGAAGATCCTGATGTAATATTAGTAGGAGAGATGAGAGATTTAAAAACAATACAAATAGCAATTACAGCAGCTGAAACAGGCCATTTAGTATTATCTACATTACATACTATTGGAGCAGCAAAGACTATTGATAGAATTGTAGATGTATTCCCACCTCATCAACAGCAACAAATAAAGATGCAATTGTCAGCTGTTCTTCAAGGAATAGTTTCTCAACAACTTGTTGAAACAGTAGATGGAGGCAGAACTACAGCATTAGAAATAATGATAGCTACACCTGCTATACAAAATTTGATTAGAGAAGGAAAAACTCATCAAATTCAATCTTCAGTTCAAACTGGTGGAAGATATGGAATGAAGACTATGGATATGGCATTGAGTGATTTATATAGAACAGGAGTAATTTCTAGTGAAACTGCACTTAGTTTTGCTATGGATAAAGAGACACTTAACAGAATGATGCTATTATAA
- the sigK gene encoding RNA polymerase sporulation sigma factor SigK, with the protein MFIIHYFVDVIGNLIFLSGYVSGNTAFPKPLDEKEEKYYLQKLKEGDLESKSILIERNLRLVAHIVKKYSVQNKNIDDLISIGTVGLIKAIDSFDVSKGTRLATYASRCIENEILMLFRNNKKNKGEVYLQEPIGVDKEGNEICLIDVLSSENDSVLETVENNIQIRNLYSKIDSVLTKREKKIIQMRYGLVDGKYKTQREIASMLGISRSYVSRIEKKALSKLFKELNYKK; encoded by the coding sequence GTGTTTATTATTCACTATTTTGTAGATGTAATAGGAAATCTGATTTTTTTATCAGGATATGTTTCTGGAAATACTGCATTTCCTAAACCCTTAGATGAGAAAGAAGAAAAGTATTATTTGCAAAAGCTAAAGGAAGGCGATTTGGAATCTAAAAGTATTCTGATAGAAAGAAACTTAAGATTAGTAGCACATATAGTAAAAAAGTATTCAGTACAAAATAAAAATATAGATGATCTAATATCTATAGGAACTGTAGGATTGATTAAGGCTATAGATTCTTTTGATGTTTCTAAGGGCACAAGGCTTGCAACTTATGCTTCAAGATGTATAGAGAATGAGATACTAATGCTTTTTAGGAATAATAAAAAAAACAAAGGAGAAGTTTATCTACAAGAGCCTATAGGTGTAGATAAAGAAGGAAATGAAATTTGCCTCATTGATGTTTTAAGTAGTGAAAATGATTCTGTTTTAGAAACAGTAGAAAATAATATTCAAATAAGAAACTTATATAGTAAGATTGACTCTGTACTTACCAAAAGAGAAAAGAAGATTATACAGATGAGATATGGGTTAGTTGATGGTAAATATAAAACTCAACGAGAGATTGCAAGTATGTTGGGAATATCTAGATCTTATGTTTCAAGAATAGAAAAAAAAGCATTAAGTAAATTGTTTAAAGAATTAAATTATAAAAAATAA
- a CDS encoding peptidase U32 family protein, giving the protein MKYEILAPAGNLEKLKTAIDFGADAVYLGGSKLNLRAFADNFTNEQIQEGVEYAHSRGKKVYVTMNVFPHNDDLIGLEDYLRELGSLKIDALIVSDPSIIITAREVIPEVEIHLSTQANNVNWKSAKFWHEQGVKRIVLARELSMDEIKKIRAELPEDCELEAFVHGSMCMAYSGRCLISNYMTGRDSNRGACVQACRFKYNLVEEKRPNEYFPVLEDERGTYILNSKDLCMIEHIPELADSGIYSFKIEGRMKSPYYVAAVVKSYRQALDSYLADPKGYKFNEEWMNNLLKVSHRQYSTGFYFGEDSRQIYDTSSYIRDYDIVGKVIAFDKDTMTATIEQRNRVFENDYVEVLSPKGDSFGFTLNDMYDNKNQKIDVAPRAQMIFTVKTEVELKVNDMLIKAKGDN; this is encoded by the coding sequence ATGAAATATGAAATTTTAGCACCAGCAGGTAATTTAGAAAAATTAAAAACAGCTATAGATTTTGGGGCAGATGCTGTTTATCTTGGCGGTAGTAAATTAAATTTAAGAGCGTTTGCTGATAATTTTACAAATGAGCAGATTCAAGAAGGTGTTGAATATGCTCATTCTAGAGGCAAAAAGGTTTATGTAACAATGAATGTTTTTCCTCATAATGATGATTTAATAGGACTAGAGGATTATCTTAGAGAATTAGGTAGTTTAAAAATAGATGCTTTAATAGTTTCTGATCCATCTATAATAATAACTGCTAGAGAAGTAATTCCTGAAGTTGAAATTCATTTAAGCACTCAAGCTAATAATGTTAACTGGAAGTCAGCTAAGTTTTGGCATGAGCAAGGCGTGAAAAGAATAGTTTTAGCAAGAGAACTATCTATGGATGAAATTAAAAAAATAAGAGCTGAATTGCCAGAGGATTGCGAGTTAGAAGCTTTTGTTCATGGTTCAATGTGTATGGCTTATTCTGGAAGATGCTTGATTTCAAACTATATGACTGGTAGAGATTCAAATAGAGGAGCCTGTGTTCAAGCTTGCAGGTTTAAGTATAACTTAGTTGAAGAAAAGAGACCTAATGAATACTTCCCTGTATTAGAGGATGAAAGAGGAACTTATATATTAAATTCTAAGGATTTATGTATGATAGAACATATTCCTGAACTAGCTGATAGTGGTATATATTCATTTAAAATTGAAGGAAGAATGAAGAGTCCATATTATGTAGCAGCTGTAGTTAAGTCATATAGACAGGCGCTTGATTCATATCTTGCTGATCCAAAAGGATACAAGTTTAATGAAGAATGGATGAACAATTTATTAAAGGTAAGTCATAGACAATACAGCACTGGTTTTTATTTTGGAGAAGATAGTAGACAAATATATGATACTTCTTCATATATTAGAGATTATGATATTGTTGGAAAAGTTATTGCCTTTGATAAGGACACAATGACTGCAACAATAGAGCAAAGAAATAGAGTTTTTGAAAATGATTATGTTGAAGTTTTAAGTCCAAAAGGCGATAGTTTTGGTTTTACTCTTAATGATATGTATGATAATAAAAATCAAAAGATAGATGTAGCTCCAAGAGCTCAAATGATATTTACTGTTAAAACAGAAGTGGAATTAAAAGTAAATGACATGTTAATAAAGGCTAAGGGGGATAACTAA
- a CDS encoding glycosyltransferase family 2 protein has product MEMLKNIVQTGLNMITDIVFILSMYYVLLSLFGLVRVRNKKEVSPQKSFALIVAAHNEESVIKDIIGSFNQLNYPKELFDVFVIADNCTDKTASIARQAGANVFERENKEKRGKGYALGWMFEKMTQMEKKYDAVAIFDADNIVSKNFLIEMNRELVKGYKVVQGYLDSKNPFDTWITASYSIGFWTSNRMIQVSRNNLRLSNQLGGTGFCIDTDILNKLGWGATCLTEDLEFTCKLVLNGYKVGWAHDAVVYDEKPLTMSQSWAQRKRWMQGFADVSSRYFFKLMKRAFTKGDFVAFDCAIYSIQPIMFILFGLSTIISAVNYLRRAPEIVNGIVNVMQTANFSFLLAGASIISMALVLYTPLILLLDKKLSIKSILYLILLPIFTITWFPISIQGIINKNNVEWSHTKHTRSINIDELENAN; this is encoded by the coding sequence ATGGAAATGTTAAAAAATATTGTTCAGACAGGTTTGAACATGATTACGGATATAGTATTTATTTTATCGATGTACTATGTTTTATTGTCCTTATTTGGGTTAGTGAGAGTACGAAATAAAAAAGAGGTGAGTCCCCAAAAAAGTTTTGCATTGATAGTTGCAGCACATAATGAAGAGAGTGTTATTAAAGATATTATAGGTAGTTTTAATCAATTAAATTATCCTAAGGAATTATTTGATGTTTTTGTAATTGCTGATAACTGTACAGATAAGACTGCAAGTATTGCAAGACAGGCAGGCGCAAATGTATTTGAGAGGGAAAACAAAGAAAAAAGAGGAAAAGGCTATGCATTAGGTTGGATGTTTGAAAAAATGACTCAAATGGAAAAGAAATATGATGCAGTAGCTATATTTGATGCTGATAATATAGTATCAAAGAATTTTTTAATTGAGATGAATAGAGAATTAGTGAAAGGATATAAAGTTGTTCAAGGTTATTTGGATAGTAAGAATCCATTTGATACATGGATTACAGCTAGTTACTCTATAGGGTTCTGGACATCAAATAGAATGATTCAAGTATCAAGAAATAACCTAAGACTTTCTAATCAGTTAGGTGGAACTGGTTTCTGTATAGATACGGACATTTTAAACAAACTTGGTTGGGGAGCAACTTGCTTAACAGAAGATTTAGAGTTTACTTGTAAGCTTGTTTTAAATGGTTATAAAGTAGGTTGGGCACATGATGCAGTAGTGTATGATGAGAAACCTTTAACAATGTCTCAATCTTGGGCTCAAAGAAAGAGATGGATGCAAGGTTTTGCTGATGTTTCTAGTAGATATTTCTTCAAATTAATGAAGAGAGCATTTACGAAAGGTGACTTTGTAGCTTTTGATTGTGCAATTTATAGTATTCAACCTATTATGTTTATTTTATTCGGGCTTTCTACTATTATTAGTGCAGTAAACTATCTTAGAAGAGCACCTGAAATAGTAAATGGTATAGTGAATGTTATGCAAACAGCAAATTTTAGTTTTTTATTAGCAGGAGCTTCGATAATATCAATGGCTTTGGTACTATATACACCATTGATTCTATTATTAGATAAAAAACTTTCAATTAAATCTATATTGTATTTGATACTTTTACCTATATTTACAATAACTTGGTTTCCAATTTCAATACAAGGAATAATTAACAAAAATAATGTGGAATGGTCTCATACAAAACATACTCGAAGTATAAATATTGACGAATTAGAGAATGCAAATTAA
- a CDS encoding O-methyltransferase, whose amino-acid sequence MSGITFDFMEQYIKGLIPDEEGKFKEIVDFAKENGVPIVQKETGKFLEVITGIIRPKKILELGTAIGYSAMLMYESAGTEPEITTIERSEEMISIAKANLQKYDLSDKITIVQGDCLEELEKLDDKFDMIFMDAGKGHYNHFLPECLRLLSDNGVIVADNVLFRGMVASDELVARRKITIVKRMRSYLDMVSNDDKLVTTVIPMGDGIAVTRRR is encoded by the coding sequence ATGAGTGGCATTACTTTTGATTTTATGGAACAATATATAAAGGGATTAATTCCAGATGAAGAAGGGAAGTTTAAAGAAATAGTAGACTTTGCTAAGGAAAATGGAGTACCAATAGTACAAAAAGAAACAGGCAAGTTTCTTGAAGTTATTACTGGTATAATAAGACCTAAAAAGATATTGGAACTAGGAACAGCTATAGGGTATTCAGCAATGCTTATGTATGAAAGTGCAGGTACTGAACCAGAAATAACCACAATAGAAAGATCAGAAGAAATGATTTCTATTGCAAAAGCTAACTTACAAAAGTATGATCTTAGTGATAAAATTACTATTGTTCAAGGAGATTGTCTTGAAGAACTAGAAAAGTTAGATGATAAATTTGATATGATATTTATGGATGCAGGGAAAGGTCATTACAATCATTTTTTACCAGAATGCTTAAGGCTATTAAGTGATAATGGTGTGATTGTGGCAGATAATGTTCTTTTTAGAGGCATGGTAGCTTCAGATGAGTTAGTTGCTAGAAGAAAAATAACTATAGTAAAAAGAATGAGAAGTTATTTAGATATGGTTTCAAATGATGATAAATTAGTAACTACAGTTATTCCAATGGGCGATGGAATTGCAGTTACAAGAAGGAGGTAA
- the mltG gene encoding endolytic transglycosylase MltG, whose amino-acid sequence MRKRISIIAVCVVVCLAIIFSGVYIFYIRAVNHPLKSNEQTVNIEVTDGDSLYAVLSRLSNKNNLSNLYFIKYYIKKNNLNVAIKPGSYKVLTETSLEKLIKLLQTGGGEKKKITIPEGFTIDDIAKKLDKQGIVTKDKFLEAVKKYSLPSYIKSNKNKRYNLEGFLFPDTYYIEKDDTAEDIIDKMLGRFQEVMSQIANETGITVNEADYEKIINIASIIEEEARGEEDRPLISSVINNRLEKNMKLQIDATVIYAIGHHKDVLLNSDLLIDSPYNVYKYEGLPVGPIANPGKQSIIAALRPNKTDYIYYVWNDKQKKHVFSKDYNKFLKDKKEAGL is encoded by the coding sequence ATGAGAAAGAGGATCTCTATAATAGCAGTTTGTGTTGTGGTATGTTTGGCTATTATTTTTAGTGGGGTATATATTTTTTATATTAGAGCTGTAAATCATCCACTAAAAAGTAATGAACAAACCGTTAATATAGAAGTTACTGATGGGGACTCATTATATGCTGTTCTTAGTAGACTATCAAATAAAAATAATTTATCAAATTTATATTTTATTAAATATTATATTAAGAAAAACAATTTGAATGTGGCTATAAAACCAGGCAGTTATAAGGTATTAACTGAAACTTCTTTAGAAAAGTTAATAAAACTTTTACAAACTGGCGGTGGTGAGAAAAAGAAAATTACCATTCCAGAAGGATTTACAATAGACGATATTGCCAAAAAACTTGATAAGCAAGGAATAGTTACAAAGGATAAATTTTTGGAAGCTGTAAAGAAATATTCTTTACCAAGCTATATTAAGTCTAATAAAAATAAGAGATATAATTTAGAAGGATTTCTTTTTCCAGATACTTATTATATTGAGAAAGATGATACTGCTGAAGATATCATTGATAAGATGCTAGGTAGATTTCAAGAAGTAATGTCTCAAATTGCTAATGAGACAGGCATAACAGTAAATGAAGCTGATTATGAAAAGATTATCAATATAGCTTCAATTATTGAAGAAGAGGCTAGAGGAGAAGAAGATAGACCTTTGATATCATCAGTAATTAATAATAGATTAGAGAAAAATATGAAGCTTCAGATTGATGCTACTGTAATCTATGCTATAGGACATCATAAAGATGTATTATTAAATTCAGATTTATTGATAGATTCACCATACAATGTTTATAAGTATGAGGGGTTACCAGTTGGTCCAATAGCAAATCCGGGAAAACAATCTATAATAGCAGCATTGAGGCCGAATAAAACGGACTATATTTACTATGTCTGGAATGATAAACAAAAGAAACATGTATTTAGTAAAGATTATAACAAGTTTCTAAAGGATAAGAAAGAAGCGGGATTATAA